cgcatgcatgcagctgtatatgctatgacccagcgttgccaggtcatagtgctagttactaatacaacacatttttgccagctgagtggactggagcaacaagaaataaaaagtgtcttgctgaagagcacAGCAAGCCACCAGGAAATCCAACTCAtgacccaaaccactaagcttcGTGTCTTCACAAGATTCAGTAAAGAATGCACTGGATGATATAGTGTCTCTGATAGATTCTGTGTAAAAGTCAGGTTAGTTATAACAAGAGTGTCTCTGTCATAAATTTGCTCTGTATGGCTAATTCAGGgttaacaaacagcaacaaccaatattgtttaattcagtctttctctctccctccccacagAAACTAATCATTTGtcttgtggaaaaaaaaatcaatatttctgtacAGATGTCAAATTCTCATTCAAATACTCGTTActgtttcaaatataaaaatataataattaactcTTCAATCTTGATtgagatttaaaaatatgaacactttattatggtgtgtgtgtgtgtatgtgtctctctctctctctctcactctggttAATCTTAGAAATGTGAAAACGAAGATCACGAAAGAGTAAAACTTCCTGGGCTTGCTTAATAATTGAAAATCCTTGTCACATTGATTTTACTGTAGCTTAAGCCCTCTCTAGAACTACCATCTTCAGCTGCTCTGTGTTTTAAATCTTAAAAAATTGCTAGAAAATGCTTGACTTACAAGGATGTGctaaaaagttcttggctttgggtaaaagaaaatacagaagaatcagttaattatgatttttattaaatatattaccttctcagattcacacacttattgcaggagCCCTccaggttttctaagccctgtaaaagaattcagaaggttgtgcctccagccaggccttttgtaatacccttaaagccaggaattttttagCGCCCCCTCTTATAACAATTGTTCCTTTTAGAGACTACCTCTATATATATCacttattattaaccctttcgttactgaatttattttgaaatgctcagtgtttcttctaattatgttaaatataacaaagaattaagtaaaataacatcgttatcattaagctagagttagggacataaattgtgactaaggtttggtggaagattttaattcaaaaattttgaaaaccagacattagtactaaagagccagagccagagccggtttcagccgggttggtaacgaaagggttaatggtatTAAATCTTATTTgccatattttccagcatacaagtcaaTGTATATAGTGTAAGCATCATCAATGTCTCTCCAAATTCTACTGCatctcacatggaatttttggccctccaaagtcatcttggtgtataagtaGACCTATTCTTtattggctgtaaattttggtctgaaaaactTGACTGGTATTCTACAAAATACAGTATTTGAAAAGGCCATCAAGGAGGATATTGCAGaaccagctgttgttgttgttgtttaaaccttaagcatttaatccagccacaTTTGGCCATATCCGGCTAAAATAttctctgttttatgttcaaactgatcagatctgACTTCTCAAAATAACTCTACAATATCATTGTAAAAAttaagttacctcatcaaaatctcaagacTACaaaataatgcttgattaattaaaaagaatgtgaataaataaccatTACTTTTGTGAAGGTACatgacttaacccttttgttgccaacccggctgaaaccggctctggttctgagtacaaatgtcttgttttcataagttttgaattaaaatcttccaccaaacctcagtcacaattgatgttcctaacactagctgaatgataactaagttattttactaaattctttgttatatttgaagtaattgaaagaaacacagagcatctcaaaataaatacagtaatgaaagggttaatggttgggctcacaatcatgaggttgtgagttcgattctcagaccaggctgtgttgttcttgagcaattcattttatttcatgttgctccagttcactcatctgttgaaatgagttgcgacatcaatggtgccaagctgtatcggcctttgactTTCCCTTTGATAACATCAGTTGcaggggcgactgctggtctcccataaacaactttgcccagacttgtattTCAGAGCGAGTCTCTACCTTTTTACTTTGGACAAAACAGTGTGAATGGTAAAAGGCCAACTCGGGATTGGCTCGACCCTGATTAGGCACACCTATGAAAAACATTCCTGTTGTGATCTTTCTGTCCTTTTTCCTAGGCACACTGCACTTGAGACTACAACAgacatatgtgcgtgcacatgcacacacacccacacacttaattatacttaaaatgaaaaggaaaataaaaaaaagcttctaacaatgtagaaagttttgcaaaaaaaaaaactttatattttgGGTACAAAGGCCTATTTCAAAAGGAAAGCAGTCCAGGAAATGTgtattttacataattttgttATACATTTCTTGAATTGCTTTCTTTTGAAGGTAGGCTTTTGTTCCCAAAATGTAAAAGTTTTCTTTATTCCCCTTTTGATTTTCTACTTCTGTTCTACAATGCTTCAGGCaagctacaacacacacacacataaagtggcCACCCTTTGTGGTTTACATATTCCGCAATATGTTACTAATTCAAAGGACATTGAGCCAGGGCTGTGGAATCTTGGTTAGTTAAAATACTCCAactccatataaatataaattgtaatATTACTGTGTCGGCCAGACTTTCAAATGTTGTTATACACtcctgatcacaatgcacttcctcacattgtagtagctttcaaatgatgccaggcaggccaacattcccgcTGAACGAAGCATCAGTCTGTTGCAAGGGTACCCATTTACAATTGAGAAGGctagagcaatgtaaaatgaagtgttttgttcaagaacacaacatactgccagtctggaaattgaaaccacaattttgtGATCATTAGTGCAACACGCTAACCACTCAACTATGTGCATTCACAAATTGTTGTTATATAATGCATTAAAATTCCCATTTTCACAGATATTAATTTAACTGCTTTCTACATTGAAAAttaactattgggttgtctggaaagtttgtgctgatttatgaTAGCTTACTTTTCGACCTAAtttagaacatgattgagtccataaaataggatttgactacacctccatttagagcacagtttaagctatcttttcatggaagaaggtttatgttcctataaccccttgttaattctgtaaccctttaaaatggaagataaaaaagttcattttcggcacttgatgctttgggaaccagacaaaaattgctgcagctcagctaggatgtgttaccccaccctccatattcaccagatattgctccttcggatttccacttattcaggtctctgcagaatagtcttgatggtaaaaatttcaattccttggatgacgtaaaaagataccttgatgaattctttgccatgaaaccagctcaattctgggaagagggtattttcaagttaaaggaaagatggagacgcattgtacaacaaaatggttcatatatcggcatgaactttccggacaacccaataaattaGATTGAAGGGTTTCCATGAAAGAGAGTCTGGTAGAAGCAATTTTGTTCCTATCAACAAATTTTGGATTCAGACTTTTGATATAACCCTGTtctatagatatgtttctttaataGTTTTTACATGCTTTTACAATATAATTTACATTTCATTTAGCCATTTCACTATGTAATTAAATTTCAACTATTTCAGTAATGATATTAgatatctaccaaaaaatagaattggtattttctgcaactCTCATTGTCTCAGACTTGAAATAtcttaataaaaaaatactttcagTTAAGGGTAATCAAATTTTGAGTGAATATATTTGATTTCCATTAATAAATAGGTTAATgtaaaatttcatatttacatttttacacaCTTAGAATTGCTTAAGTATGGAATAAATTACCtccatcagttgttagctgttgataccactacatccttcaaaactgccatgcttcctgaaattcaccaccAGTACACCTGATGCTCCCTATCCCCATATCTTCCTCCTTTCTTTATTTTAAGACTTTTTACCTGTTCACTTCTtgtgcatattctatgtactgttcatgcaGTTTCGGTTACTTTTTCTGattagttgtagtgcacctaagcactgtacacaataaattcattattattattattattttttatttaaattttaaatttaagcaATGCTTTAATTGCGAAATAGAAGAGTTATGTCTTAAACTAGTCATTTGTAAGACAAGGATGAGTCTTTCAGTTTTAACTTCAATGTTTTTTACATTTTGGAACTGGTAAATACAGatggtcctttttttttctataatatttttatagtttttatttttcatatcctTTTACTTTATAGCTTTTAATAAAAAcctctttttaattttgttaaattttaattttatgctTCTTTATTTCTGATAGGgtatatctgatttctgcagtaaaagggttaaagtaaaaaTAGGAGACATTGGATCATGTGGTCTTGAATTCAGTGTAACTAGTAAAAAAAAGTAGGACAGTCATGGTTGAAGTGTCTTTGATCACTGGTTTGACAAGGTCCCTTAACCCTTTCACTATGAAATTAAATTACATGTTTAtgccagtaatgatgttaaatatctttaaaagaataactggtattttctgcaagtcacattgCTTCAGTAAATTTGCCATATCTTaagagaaaatagtttcaaacatgacattcaaCAGAAAGTTAGATCGGTGTATGGAACTGCTTTCCACtgttaagggtaatgaaattttgataggatatatctgatttatacagcaaaagggttaagcaataaTTTGGAATTGTTTTAGTTTATAGTTCTAAAAACTTGTCACCTCCTCTTCTTTGGTTTCCACTTCCTAATTGTTTACCTTACTGTaaccctttttaaaaaaaaataataataataaaacagcagAAAAATCTCATTAACACCTCTTGCAAAACTGTCAGCACACTTCAAAACTAGTTGCTATGGTTCCCTTTAAGGGAGTCGTTCAGTAAACtggattttaaattattaatttactatctttcctttttatcaaaacaaaacaaaaaaggctcatttctgttttctttcaaataattcCATCTCATATTATTTgtgtatcgtttttttttttatatttttttttatcaacagctTTTTGTCTTGAAAAAAATACCACCTCAGGCAATATTAAATATTCCTTGCATTTGTTATTATGGATGAAGCAGGGAGCAGGCTTGTGTGCTTTAACTGATAAAGCAGTTGACTTGTGTGTTGGAGTAGGAGGAGGTGATTGAGTACAAGGAGGGTTAAGTTAGTTCAatgtaatcaatatatattttgttgttcttttagcTTTTGTAGTGCTTGAAACAGTTCTGGATGAGTGAGTGGATGGAGATTGGATGATAAAATATTGTACAGAGGAATGTGTCAATTATGACAATTAAGAGTAACTCTCCACCtacccttccttcctttcctcccctcccctcccctatCCTTCTGAACCTTCCTGAAGCATTGATTAATGGATTAGAATACTATCACtagaaattctgaaaaaaatagaTGTGACCTAACAGCTGTATGTATGCCCTGCTCTGGTCTAGCAGTTGTTCTGTACCATAGGATTTACCAGATAAAAGTCATTCAGTGTATTTCTAAGGCAGTATTTTGGGaagattttaaactttttttggtACCAGTCCAACTGAGACTGTCCCTGGGTCTATTATATAAAGTACCTGTTTTAACCCTTATGGTACCAACCTGCCTCAATCCACTcatggttctatgatacaagctttctgttttaaaatgatttaaactaAAACCTTAATTTATGctgcaaacaccagcttaataaggaAGGaactattttaataaattcttcattattttcgaaattagttAAAACATAAGCGGTGTATttcgacagaaatatggtaacaaacagGTTAAAGtgatatgaattttaaaaaaaaaccttccctcaagattccatgttaatttatgctccagGCATCCGCTTAATAgtgacaaaattattttgctaattttttcattattttcaaaattaattgatagAAAAAGAGTCTATTTCAacagaaaatgctgacaaaagaGTTAATTTGCAATCAAAAAGAAATCATCCATTTAACTTCTGTGGCTCCTAAGGTAAATGAGATATGGTGCAGGGAGAATGCCATATAATTAAGGTTACTTCTCCATCTTCGTGTAATTCTAGATTCAATCCCACCTGTATACAGCACTTTACACAAGTGTTTTCTGTCATTATCTTGTATCAGTCTAAGCCTTAAGAGTGAAATATTAAATTGAGTAGATGGAACTGCGTGTCATCAGATAGTCTGTGCTTTATGTGTTATAGTTTCTTCCTCACTACCAGTAAAGGtatatggcttagtagttagtaTATTTTGGCTCACTGTCATGAATTTGTGAGTTTGatttggatcgtagagtgaccggCTTTTCTTGAggaacctgttgagtcaagttcgtcaacatcaaaaattcgaaTGGTAATtgttgtagttaagacaccagtgctggtgacacgttaAAGCACTGTTCGAGCATGGCAGTTACtagcgtccgtgtcggtgacacgtaaaagcaccagccgatcgtggccgtttgccagcctgctctggctcctgtgccggtggcacgtaaaaaacacccactacactcacggagtggatggcgttaggaagggcatccagctgtagaaacattgccgaatcagactggagcctggtgcagcctccatggcttaccagaccccggtcgaaccatccaacccatactaggatggaaaacggacgttaaatgacgatgatgatgatgattcccagCAGTTCGtagtatccttgagcaagacactttacttgaTGCTGTTCcactctactcagctggcaaaaatgagttgtatctgtagtTCAAAGGGCCAGGTTGTTACATTTGATGTGTCTATGgattgctcaaccacttgcacacaAATTTCGCAGGCAGGTTGTTATGTTGATTGGCTCAACTGGAACATTCTTCACCATAATCCAGTCAGTCTTCCCTATCGCCACCTTCAGTTTCAAGTCTGCCTTCCCTCCTAGATGCTgctcatgatagatcgttagcccctacacacatttttttttctctccttgttttttctgtgtccctttctgtagaagagcgtagactttttctattcctgagcgttatactaatacatctgtttgttttgtacaccacctgtcttcgtcttttgtttttttcgtaaactctccctatatttacatatatatatatattaactagtaACCTaacctgtttttgttttcttttttccacaGGATCAGGACCTGCGAGTCCTGTTGCCAGTCCCTTAAGTCAGCGCAGTGGCTCAGGTGATGAAAAATCTGGTAAAATAAAACTAATTCTTTATACTGATTTGGTTTTTCTGTGCAAATATCAATTGTATGACTTTAACacagtgttaaaaaaaaataaataaataagttacttCTACTTGTTGaaagcttatttatatatatatatatatatatatatatgtatgtgtgtgtgtgtgcaggagtggccgtgtggtaagcaGCCTGCTTaccaaaccacatggtcccaggttcagtcccaatgtgtggcacttcggacaagtctcttctactatagccttgagccaaccaaagccttgtgagtggatttggtagacggaaactgaaagaaccccattgtgtgtgtgtaatatatatatatgtgtgtgtgtgtatatatatatatgttagtgtgtgtgtgtatgtatgtatatatcttatggtGACTACTCCATCTTTACAGATGATAGCCATCTCCTTGTGTATCTGCGTTGTCAGTGACATTTCTGACTTCCCATCCATGGCCTCTCAGATGACTGTTCAGTCTTGTTGCAGATCTACATGGCTTAAAGCATAGGTGACAGGTTTGCATATGTCACCATTCTTCCATTGCCATAGAACTTTCAGTAGATGGAATGACAAATGAGGTCACCATAAAAACATTTGTACATCATTGAATTATAGTGGTACAACACTTGTACAACATGAGTACCACTCTTGGAGTCTCTGTGATTAGTACCTAGTGACAGGTCCAAGCAACAATACCAGTAATTACATGGAACTGCAGGTTTTACATTGGAGAGGTACATGGCTGCATCATTAAGAATTTCTCTTTAAAACTACATAGTTTTAGGTTCGGTCctctgtgtggcaacttgggcaagtgtattctactatagccccaggctgacctcTGCCTTGTGTATAATTTCTGTCTTAACAAATTTCACTCAGAGTTGGCTTTGATAAAATGAAACCTATGGTAACAGATACTTCTCCAAGGTCCTGCATAGTGATTGGAAACtctgaaccatgtgattgtgaagtgaaCATTCTtaatacatacctgcacacattTTAAAATgcactacattatttaatgtgcccTTCcttatttttaagatggtagggtgttaTGTGATAgagatttcactgttatttcttgGAGGTTGAGTAACTGTGTAGAAGCTActtttgttcatgtgtgtgtgtgtgtgtgtttgtttgtttttgtatgttataataaaaacaattttacattaatctgaagggTTAATCTATACTTCTCTTTATGTGTTGAAATTTAAAGGTACATCAAATGTAACCCCTTCTTGTTTGTTAAAGTGATATAGTTGATGTtcagtattttaaaatttaaggaGCAAAAATCTTCTCTATAAAAcatttagttgatattttttgcttataattttgttattcttCTTTGTTCTCGTTTTATAATCTAGGAAGTGGTTCTGGGTCAAATGCAGATTCCGGTTCAGATAATGAAGGAAGCATTCGTTCTGCAGCAGCTTCAGCGAAGAGCGGAGCTGGTAGTGGCCAAGAAAGTGGCTCAGACAGTGCACCTGGATCTCCAAGAGAGAGCGGTTCTGAACCCGGGAGTCCAGCCAGAAGTGATCGTAGCAGGTCTGGTAGCCCTGCAGGGTCTGCTGCTTCATCAGTTCGTAGTGGTAGTGGAGATAGGTCTAGAGGTAGCAGCCCTGCTGAAAGTGATCGTGGGAGCCAGCGGAGCAGCAGAGCAAGCAGTCCAGCAAAGAGTGAAGCCAGTTCAGCCCCTCAAAGTCCCAGTGTAGATGGTAGCCAAGCTGCATCTCCAGCTCCTAGTAACGCTAGCCAGCCTGGTTCACCTGAAGCGAGTGATGTAAGTAGACCTGCTTCTCCAGCAGGAAGTGATGGCAGTCAGCCAGCCTCTCCTGTTCAAAGTGATGCTAGTAGGGCAGGCTCCCCAGCTAGTGATTCCAGTCGTCCTGGCTCTCCCAACCAAAGTGATGCCAGTGAAGCCAGATCTTCTAATCAAAGTGATGGTAGTCGACCTGGGTCCCCAGCACCAAGTGAGGGCAGTCAAGCACCTTCTGTTGCACAGAGTGATGTCAGTAAACCAGGGTCGCCAGCAGGTAGTGATGCAAGTACACCAGCTTCACCCGCGGGTAGTAATATCAGCCGACCTGCTTCACCACATAGTGACGGTAGTAGGCCAGCTTCTCCCGCTGAGAGCAATGAAAGCCGCGCTGCTTCTGTTCGGAGTGATCAGAGCCCTCCACCATCAGTGGCTCGCAGTGATGCAGCTAGCCATGCTGGCGATAAAGACAGTGCgcctgaagatgatgatgacgatgataataaaatggaaattgaTAAGGCAAGTCGAGAAGATGATAACAGAAGTGATGATGAGAAGAGTGTTAGTAGTGTTGAGAGGAGAAAGTCTGTAACTGATACTGAAGATAAAGAGAGATCAGACGAAGAAAAGGTATCTGAAAGagctggtagtgatgatgatctGGAGGTGGATAAACACAAGTCTGATGACGAAGGCCATGTCTCCGACAAAGGATCAGAATATGAAAGTGCAAAAAGGGGCAGCGATGACGAAGGCCATATCTCCGACAAGGGGTCAGACAATGGAAGTGTGAGAagaggcagtgatgatgatgccaaGTCAGATAAAGGTTCTGTAGCCAGCAGTGCCAAAGATCACAGTGATGATGAGAACAAGTCTGATGCTGGCAGTGGTAAAGCTGACAGTGACGATTCTGGTGCTGAGTAtcggaagaagaaaaagaaacgaaaactgTCTGGTAAGTTCCAATTTACCATTCTTCATAGTTTGTTTTGAAACTCTGTTTAACgtagttaataataattaaatactgAATTTTAATTACTGTTGTTTAACACCAAATTAGCATCAATTCAAAAGACATGATCAgtgacattccagccatgatcagtCTATGTTTCTGTATATGAGACTACTCTGTCCAATGCAATCTTGTTATAAAACACTTtgatgtgatttaagggagatttgactgctgtttctagcagatcgaatgaCCACATAAAGTATCCCTCATTAGTGCATGCTTTTTAATTTGTTCACAATGTCTCTCTATAGTTAAGGTGCTGGACTACTCATTACGTGGTCAGAAGTTcaaatcttatttcagccagtgTGTTATATCTCTTTCAATgaaggtacataactctgctGGTTCTAGTTTACCTGGCTGAGCCAATATAACCATCCTACTTCACTACTGAGCAGTTAGTAGTAGAAAGGACCTTTCTCTGAAAACAAAATTGCAGCCGTTTAATcctgtctttaacaatttttGTCTAACATCTGGTTAGCTGATGTTAACTTTCAAGTTTGAAATAGTCTCCTTTTcaaaattaagaatatttttccattcattaaatttgaaaataaatttttgaatttaTACTTGTTATGGATGACCTGCCACCTGTGGGAGTTTCTGTATGGTATGtctaacaaaaaaattacattgcATTTTGTTAGTAGTGTGACTTGCCTGATAATAAGTCATGTCGCATGCAGTATAAACACTCAAACATCGTCACTATTTTTCCAAAtactgctgcatttcacatagaatttttggtcctccaaagtcgtCTTGGTGTACAAGTCAACCTACCTTTTATTTTTGGCTGTAAATCTTATGTCTAAAAAATTTTGCCTTTATGCCAGAAAATTCAgtaatattttccatatatttaagTGAGGAGATGTTACAGAATTTTGTGTTATCCATTCTCTATCAGataatttttggtcctccaaagtcgtCTTGGTGTACAAGTCAACCTACCTTTTATTTTTGGCTGTAAATCTTATGTCTAAAAAATTTTGCCTTTATGCCAGAACATACAgtaatattttccatatatttaagTGAGGAGATGTTACAGAATTTTGTGTTAACCATTCTCTATCAGATGCTGAATCTCATGCAAGCAGTGCTGACAGTGAGTCAGAAGGAAGGATGAGAAAAAAGAAGCAACAGATTTCTAGTGATGAAGAGGATGGTGACGACAAAAGGAAAAGTTCTGATGATGAGAATAACCTTGgtaaaattattttctcattaCATATTCaactaaatgtatatttaaaacctttcattgcattgaatttttctttttattagtgttaggaagggcatccagccataaaaaccacgccaaaacagacacagaagtttggCACAGTCGTCTGCCTGCCCAGTTCCCGTCAAACTGTTCagcccatgtcagtatggaaagcagactttaaacaatgatgatgagccatgtctcatgtggcccatTTCTTGAAAAAGGTTGCATGTGCCTGCTCTAGAATGTACAGAGAATTTTTGTGACATATTTTGGGTAAAACTGTTTTATCCAAACAAACAGGAGTGTCTTTTCTGACTTGTGTGAAACATCACGTAATATGGTTCTGAGTCAGACTGTTAATACAATTAAACTCTGAAACACTTTGATTGCTGTTTCCTTTCatttgtgcatttgtttgtgtgtgtgtgtatgtatgtttgtgtgtgtgtgtatgtataggcgcaggagtggctgtgtggtaagtagcttgctaaccaaccacatggttccgggttcagtcccactgtgtggcaccttgggcaagtgtcttctgctatagccccaggccgaccaatgccttgtgagtggatttggtagacggaaactgaaagaagcctgtcgtatatatgtatatatatgtatgtgtgtgtttgtgtgtctgtgtttgtcccctagcattgcttgacaaccgatgctggtgtgtttatgtccccgttacttagcggttcggcaaaagagaccgatagaataagtactgggcttacaaaagaataagtcccggggtcgagttgctcgattaaaaacggtgctccagcatggccgcagtcaaatgactgaaacaagtaaaagagtatgtatgtgtgtgtgtattatcattatcacatgCACAGGATGGCcgtgtggtaacaagtttgcttcccaaccacatagttccaggttcagtctcattggaTCGGACCTTAGGTAAATGTCTCTTACTGTATGTAGGCCTGGGGTGAccatagctttgtgagtgggCTTGGTTGACAGAAGCTAAacagaagcttgttgtgtgtgtgtctttgtcttgacaATGCATAATAGTTccaaatgattgtcactgtcacacaagcactgtcatctctatatatataaacggcaaaatgtctgtctgtgtgtgtgtcctttatacaaatccacaatttttcagttagagggctcgcactttctatggtcattcaaaaccgtccaagggggggtcgtgcacatctttacatttccccagtcacttcgcaaagccattaaaaaatcaatagaagtgacttttttgtgaattttctatccaaaacccaatcaaaatgcccgaaacttgatacgccaattgaatgccagctagctgtatgtgattggtcggagatttggacagtactcgcgtgtatgtgcacatgcactagcactatgacccggcgttgctgggtcatagtgctagtttccaatattctgcaaggaTATTCTGGTCATGTggagatattaccttgcttggtgataggaagagcatctagccattgaaaatctgcttcaataaactccatccaacctatgcaagtATGAGAAAGTGGATATTCAAATGTTGATGATGTGGCGATATATGTGTACttagtttttcttcttcctttgtcTACCAGCCACAGCAGATGCTATATTTGGTGATATGGATGACGTCTCCTCAGATGAAGATAAAGACGAAGAAAGTAaaacggtaattttttttttcttttgttatggaCAAAGAACATTTTGG
This Octopus sinensis linkage group LG23, ASM634580v1, whole genome shotgun sequence DNA region includes the following protein-coding sequences:
- the LOC115223502 gene encoding RNA polymerase-associated protein LEO1 isoform X2 produces the protein MEELFGSDTDSEARSGPASPVASPLSQRSGSGSGSGSNADSGSDNEGSIRSAAASAKSGAGSGQESGSDSAPGSPRESGSEPGSPARSDRSRSGSPAGSAASSVRSGSGDRSRGSSPAESDRGSQRSSRASSPAKSEASSAPQSPSVDGSQAASPAPSNASQPGSPEASDVSRPASPAGSDGSQPASPVQSDASRAGSPASDSSRPGSPNQSDASEARSSNQSDGSRPGSPAPSEGSQAPSVAQSDVSKPGSPAGSDASTPASPAGSNISRPASPHSDGSRPASPAESNESRAASVRSDQSPPPSVARSDAASHAGDKDSAPEDDDDDDNKMEIDKASREDDNRSDDEKSVSSVERRKSVTDTEDKERSDEEKVSERAGSDDDLEVDKHKSDDEGHVSDKGSEYESAKRGSDDEGHISDKGSDNGSVRRGSDDDAKSDKGSVASSAKDHSDDENKSDAGSGKADSDDSGAEYRKKKKKRKLSDAESHASSADSESEGRMRKKKQQISSDEEDGDDKRKSSDDENNLATADAIFGDMDDVSSDEDKDEESKTTKPLIEDEDEEGGEGEGDGEAGTAAPPEEEPPETMIEVEIPRIVTKLGKSLHYVKLPNFLSVETRPFDAMTYEDEIDEDEVIDEEGRARLKLKVENTIRWRTKKDESGNEMKDDNGNVLRESNARMVRWSDGSISLHLGSEIFDVHPMLLQGDYNHLFVRQGTGLQGQSIFKTKLTFRPHSTESFTHRKMTMSIADRSTKTQKVKVIPIAGHDPDAHREEMIKKEEERLRASIRRESQQRRIREKAHVRGMNSSYIEGDDDDDDDEAAISLSAIKKNYKPGTKRDRGNIYSSDSDDDYDSEKEEKQAKRLMKAKKLDSEDESGSDSAPKKKKARIVESEDEDNNDAGSGSGSGSANEASANEASANEASGNEDNNEENATNNNADEDSS
- the LOC115223502 gene encoding RNA polymerase-associated protein LEO1 isoform X1; protein product: MEELFGSDTDSEARSGPASPVASPLSQRSGSGDEKSGSGSGSNADSGSDNEGSIRSAAASAKSGAGSGQESGSDSAPGSPRESGSEPGSPARSDRSRSGSPAGSAASSVRSGSGDRSRGSSPAESDRGSQRSSRASSPAKSEASSAPQSPSVDGSQAASPAPSNASQPGSPEASDVSRPASPAGSDGSQPASPVQSDASRAGSPASDSSRPGSPNQSDASEARSSNQSDGSRPGSPAPSEGSQAPSVAQSDVSKPGSPAGSDASTPASPAGSNISRPASPHSDGSRPASPAESNESRAASVRSDQSPPPSVARSDAASHAGDKDSAPEDDDDDDNKMEIDKASREDDNRSDDEKSVSSVERRKSVTDTEDKERSDEEKVSERAGSDDDLEVDKHKSDDEGHVSDKGSEYESAKRGSDDEGHISDKGSDNGSVRRGSDDDAKSDKGSVASSAKDHSDDENKSDAGSGKADSDDSGAEYRKKKKKRKLSDAESHASSADSESEGRMRKKKQQISSDEEDGDDKRKSSDDENNLATADAIFGDMDDVSSDEDKDEESKTTKPLIEDEDEEGGEGEGDGEAGTAAPPEEEPPETMIEVEIPRIVTKLGKSLHYVKLPNFLSVETRPFDAMTYEDEIDEDEVIDEEGRARLKLKVENTIRWRTKKDESGNEMKDDNGNVLRESNARMVRWSDGSISLHLGSEIFDVHPMLLQGDYNHLFVRQGTGLQGQSIFKTKLTFRPHSTESFTHRKMTMSIADRSTKTQKVKVIPIAGHDPDAHREEMIKKEEERLRASIRRESQQRRIREKAHVRGMNSSYIEGDDDDDDDEAAISLSAIKKNYKPGTKRDRGNIYSSDSDDDYDSEKEEKQAKRLMKAKKLDSEDESGSDSAPKKKKARIVESEDEDNNDAGSGSGSGSANEASANEASANEASGNEDNNEENATNNNADEDSS